From a region of the Mauremys mutica isolate MM-2020 ecotype Southern chromosome 12, ASM2049712v1, whole genome shotgun sequence genome:
- the LOC123344932 gene encoding cystatin-B-like, translated as MRRCGGLTGAQPATPKAQQVADEVKLQVEEKEGKKFEVFTAVEFKTQVVAGINYFIKVHVGNEEFLHLRVFKSLPHENKPLSLSSYQSSKTKHDELTYF; from the coding sequence ATGAGGAGGTGCGGGGGGCTGACGGGCGCCCAGCCGGCCACCCCGAAAGCGCAGCAGGTTGCCGACGAGGTGAAACTTCAGGTGGAagaaaaagaagggaagaaaTTTGAGGTATTCACTGCTGTGGAGTTTAAAACTCAGGTGGTTGCTGGAATAAACTACTTCATCAAGGTCCATGTTGGCAATGAGGAGTTCTTGCACTTGCGGGTGTTCAAAAGCCTTCCTCATGAGAACAAACCTCTGAGCCTCTCCAGTTATCAGAGCAGCAAGACTAAGCATGATGAGCTGACTTACTTTTAG